TCGATAATCACCGGGAAATCAACCAGCGTGCTGACCTGCCGAACCGACGTTTTGAACGGAACCCGCAGGGGGGCTTCAATTCGTCCCCAGTGAAGAGCGACAATGCGGGACATGTTAAGCGCCTGCCATCATGGACAGGATTTTCGCGACGAAGAGTCCGCCGAAGGTCCCGCACACGTATCCCATGAGCGCCATCAGAACGCCGATCGGGACGAGGGCTTCCTTGTAGGCCGCGGCGACGATCGGCGCGGCGGCAACGGCTCCGATGTTGGCCAGAGAGGCGGTGGCGCAGGTGAACAGGTCGAGCTTGAAGATCTTGGCCAACAGGGCCATCAGCAGGGCGTGAATGCCCAGAATAACCGCGCCGGCCAGCAGGTAGTACGGGGCGTCGGTCAGTTCCTTGAACGAGGCTCTCGACGCGATAAGGCAGATCATTAAGTACAGCAGCGTCATGGAGACCGGCGACGAGCCGGGAATTTCTCCCAGAGCGGTGGTGGCGCAGATCAGCCCGAAAATCGTGGCGATGACGATGGTCAGAGTTGAGACCGAGAGGAAGTCGCTCTTGCCGAAGACGTTGATCAGAGCGGGAGAGGCGTAGGAGGCCAGCCACTGGGACAGGGCCGAGGCAAGAAGTCCGGCGCCGAACAGCAGGCACAGGTCGCTCACTTCAATGGAAGTGCGTTTCTTCTGCTCGCCGCCGCTCAGCTGAGAGCCGAGGGCGTCGATAACCGAAGTGTCGCTCTTGGTCCACTTGTTGAACTTGCCGGCAAACGGGACGGTCGCCAGGAGCAGGATGACCCAGATGGAGTAGTTGACGTTATCGACCAGCAGCGTGTAGCCCATCGACGAGTCTGAAATGCCCAGAGCTCCTTGGACTGCCACCATGTTGGCCGTCCCGCCGATCCAGCTTCCTGCTAGGGCGCCCCAAGTCTTCCAGCTCTC
This is a stretch of genomic DNA from Jonquetella anthropi DSM 22815. It encodes these proteins:
- a CDS encoding DUF819 domain-containing protein translates to MLTSGFAYLAFLTCFAGVVSTLERKYKDTLFFKYVPTPVLLYLLCMIFATFDLWQNTPEIKETYKTVKGHIIPAMIFVMLLRCDIRKIIKLGPRMLLGFFSATITIMIGFIVMFAMMKGGFGPESWKTWGALAGSWIGGTANMVAVQGALGISDSSMGYTLLVDNVNYSIWVILLLATVPFAGKFNKWTKSDTSVIDALGSQLSGGEQKKRTSIEVSDLCLLFGAGLLASALSQWLASYASPALINVFGKSDFLSVSTLTIVIATIFGLICATTALGEIPGSSPVSMTLLYLMICLIASRASFKELTDAPYYLLAGAVILGIHALLMALLAKIFKLDLFTCATASLANIGAVAAAPIVAAAYKEALVPIGVLMALMGYVCGTFGGLFVAKILSMMAGA